A window of Acidobacteriota bacterium contains these coding sequences:
- a CDS encoding histidine kinase, giving the protein MPKSPEEWLEQTAPEKRAGTFKLILGYAPGVGKTYNMLSEAIRRHRRGEDVVIGVIETHGRKVTAELAQQLEAVPRKKIEYKGTIFEEMDVDAILARKPQVALVDEFAHTNVEGSRHCKRYEDVLDLLDAKIDVLSTMNIQHLESMNPTIQSITGIQVRETVPDWVLQRADEIVMADLTPEALQTRMQRGDIYPLDRGEKALKNFFRRGNLMALRELALRQVTHLVDRSLDAYLKKKNIDQNWGIRERIAVCISSHLESQQLIARGARIADRIGADFFAVYVEQEKDREPDRARSLHSNFQFAESLSAKIVRLKGKDIASSVAEFVGKENITQVVFGRSAVSGWREYLYLGAIQRFLRNAPPVDVHIVTQRVD; this is encoded by the coding sequence ATGCCCAAGAGTCCCGAAGAGTGGCTGGAACAAACCGCGCCCGAGAAGCGGGCGGGAACCTTCAAGCTCATTCTTGGCTATGCACCCGGTGTGGGAAAGACTTACAACATGCTGAGCGAGGCCATTCGCCGGCATCGACGTGGGGAGGACGTCGTCATTGGGGTGATTGAAACGCATGGAAGAAAAGTAACGGCCGAGCTTGCGCAGCAGCTGGAGGCGGTCCCGCGCAAGAAGATCGAATACAAAGGCACTATCTTCGAAGAGATGGATGTGGATGCCATTCTGGCACGTAAGCCGCAGGTAGCGTTGGTGGATGAGTTCGCGCACACCAATGTGGAAGGCAGCAGGCACTGCAAACGTTACGAAGATGTTCTGGACCTGCTGGACGCCAAGATCGATGTCCTCTCGACCATGAACATTCAGCATCTCGAGAGCATGAATCCCACGATACAGAGCATCACGGGCATCCAGGTTCGCGAAACCGTTCCCGATTGGGTCCTGCAACGCGCCGATGAGATTGTCATGGCCGACCTCACTCCTGAGGCGCTGCAAACGCGCATGCAGCGTGGGGACATCTACCCGCTGGATCGCGGGGAAAAAGCGCTTAAGAACTTTTTTCGCCGGGGAAATCTGATGGCGTTACGCGAACTCGCACTGCGACAGGTAACGCACTTGGTCGATCGCAGTCTGGATGCTTACCTGAAGAAGAAGAACATCGATCAGAACTGGGGAATTCGAGAGCGCATCGCCGTGTGCATCAGTTCGCATCTAGAGTCGCAGCAACTTATTGCCCGTGGGGCCAGAATCGCGGACCGCATCGGAGCCGATTTCTTCGCGGTTTACGTCGAACAGGAGAAGGATCGAGAGCCCGATCGAGCCCGAAGTCTCCATTCGAACTTTCAGTTTGCCGAGAGTCTGTCGGCCAAAATCGTGAGGCTGAAAGGAAAGGATATCGCTTCTTCGGTTGCCGAATTCGTTGGCAAAGAGAACATCACGCAGGTGGTCTTCGGTCGCTCGGCCGTGAGTGGATGGCGCGAATACCTTTATCTTGGCGCGATTCAGCGATTCCTGCGCAACGCTCC
- a CDS encoding sensor histidine kinase, which translates to MSPALGKTFRFIAATAIVAVIVVFYTRVVKLNPTTVALTFLLAVLIVSANWGLTVAVFMSLIAALAFNFFFLPPIGKFTIADTQNWLALFAFLITAVVASNLSERVRREAQEADERRRDVERLYSFSQQLLVTENVVELLNAIPRHLLETFGASQAAVYVSDRDRVYRSAADDGVLSKEALKIAAARSELVLGRDGDVCFVPIRMGIRSLGILAMSGSNVSQETLEAVGSLIAVAVERAAAVEKVTRTEAARESERLRSALLDSVTHEFRTPLTSIKASVSSLLTQPQLAGEERQELLTVIDEESDRLNRLVGEAVEMAQLDANEVKLELHAHAIREVIDAALDDSKQVLEGHRVEVRVPEQLPSAIMDAMWITKVLRHLLENAVKYSQPESPIFVSAEVNRDRLLTSVADRGSGIDDLERSLIFDKFYRGQSQRYRVQGTGMGLAIVKAIVEAHGGRISVTSQLGHGSVFSFGLPIATERLASPSLG; encoded by the coding sequence GTGAGTCCGGCGCTCGGGAAGACATTCAGATTCATTGCGGCGACAGCCATCGTTGCCGTGATAGTTGTCTTCTACACGCGCGTGGTGAAGCTCAATCCGACCACCGTAGCATTGACTTTCCTGCTTGCCGTTTTGATTGTTTCGGCGAACTGGGGACTCACCGTCGCGGTCTTCATGTCGTTGATCGCAGCACTGGCGTTTAACTTTTTCTTTCTACCTCCTATCGGGAAGTTCACGATTGCCGATACGCAGAACTGGCTGGCGTTGTTTGCGTTTCTCATCACTGCAGTAGTAGCGAGCAATTTGTCCGAGCGCGTGAGACGTGAGGCGCAGGAAGCGGACGAACGTCGACGTGACGTTGAGCGGCTTTATTCGTTCAGCCAGCAACTTCTCGTGACCGAGAACGTGGTCGAATTGCTCAATGCGATTCCGCGTCATTTGCTGGAGACCTTTGGCGCCAGCCAGGCAGCGGTTTACGTCAGCGACCGGGATCGGGTGTACCGCTCCGCAGCTGATGACGGCGTTCTCAGCAAGGAGGCCTTAAAGATCGCTGCCGCACGTTCGGAACTTGTGCTCGGTCGCGACGGCGATGTGTGCTTCGTTCCCATTCGCATGGGAATTCGTTCGCTGGGAATTTTGGCAATGTCTGGAAGCAACGTTTCTCAGGAGACGCTGGAAGCGGTTGGAAGCTTGATCGCTGTTGCCGTTGAGCGAGCGGCCGCGGTTGAGAAGGTCACGCGCACCGAAGCGGCGCGCGAGAGCGAGCGACTGCGCTCGGCGCTGCTGGATTCAGTCACTCATGAATTTCGGACACCGCTCACGTCCATTAAGGCTTCGGTGAGCAGCTTGCTGACGCAGCCTCAGCTTGCTGGGGAGGAGCGACAGGAACTGCTGACGGTAATTGATGAAGAGAGCGACCGACTGAATCGTCTCGTTGGCGAAGCAGTGGAGATGGCGCAGCTGGATGCAAATGAAGTGAAGCTTGAGCTGCATGCTCATGCGATTCGGGAGGTAATCGACGCTGCGCTCGATGACTCAAAGCAGGTGCTCGAAGGGCATCGAGTCGAGGTGCGAGTACCTGAGCAGCTTCCTTCGGCGATTATGGACGCGATGTGGATCACGAAGGTCCTTCGGCACTTATTGGAGAATGCGGTGAAGTACTCGCAACCGGAGTCGCCGATTTTCGTGAGCGCTGAGGTGAACCGCGATCGTCTCCTCACGAGCGTCGCTGATCGGGGGAGTGGTATCGATGACCTGGAGCGATCTCTAATTTTTGACAAGTTTTACCGGGGGCAAAGCCAGCGATATCGGGTGCAGGGTACCGGAATGGGACTTGCTATCGTGAAGGCGATTGTAGAGGCGCACGGCGGACGCATTAGTGTTACCAGCCAACTCGGCCATGGGTCGGTCTTTTCTTTTGGTCTTCCAATCGCGACCGAGCGGCTCGCATCGCCATCTCTGGGCTGA
- a CDS encoding acyltransferase codes for MSRTVRCGLIQAHNPLGPDHSMAKIKKAMIDKHLKLIEQAAKEKVQVLCLQELFYGPYFCAEQNQKWYEMTEPVPDGPTTKLMQKLAAKYKMVIVVPLYEEEMTGLYFNTAAVIDADGTYLGKYRKHHIPQVAPGFWEKFYFTPGDTGYLVFQTRYARVGVYICYDRHFPEGARILGLNSAEIVFNPSATVAGLSEYLWELEQPAHAVANGYFIGAINRVGVEKPWAIGEFYGKSYFCNPRGKIIAQASRDKDEVVVADLDLDMIAEVRKTWQFFRDRRPDSYEPLVAQAGKIARAAS; via the coding sequence ATGTCCCGAACTGTCCGCTGTGGCCTGATCCAGGCCCATAATCCTCTTGGTCCAGATCACAGCATGGCCAAGATCAAAAAGGCAATGATCGACAAGCACCTGAAGTTAATTGAGCAGGCTGCGAAAGAGAAGGTGCAGGTCCTGTGCTTGCAAGAACTTTTTTACGGGCCCTATTTCTGCGCCGAGCAAAACCAGAAGTGGTATGAGATGACAGAGCCGGTTCCTGACGGTCCAACGACGAAACTCATGCAGAAGCTGGCGGCCAAGTACAAGATGGTCATCGTCGTCCCGCTCTACGAAGAAGAAATGACTGGGTTGTACTTCAACACTGCCGCGGTTATCGATGCCGATGGAACTTATCTCGGGAAATACAGAAAGCACCATATCCCGCAAGTGGCTCCCGGATTTTGGGAGAAGTTTTATTTCACGCCCGGTGATACTGGGTATCTTGTTTTTCAGACCCGGTATGCGCGAGTCGGGGTTTACATCTGCTACGACCGGCACTTTCCGGAAGGCGCGCGGATTCTCGGACTAAATAGTGCAGAAATTGTTTTCAATCCCTCTGCTACGGTTGCTGGTCTCTCCGAATATCTGTGGGAGCTTGAACAGCCGGCACATGCTGTCGCGAACGGATACTTCATTGGAGCAATCAATCGAGTTGGAGTTGAGAAGCCATGGGCAATTGGCGAATTCTATGGCAAGAGCTACTTCTGCAATCCTCGCGGTAAGATCATCGCGCAAGCCAGCCGCGACAAAGACGAAGTCGTTGTGGCCGATCTTGATTTAGACATGATCGCCGAAGTGCGAAAGACATGGCAGTTCTTCCGCGATCGGCGTCCAGACTCCTACGAGCCGCTGGTTGCGCAGGCGGGGAAGATCGCCCGAGCGGCGTCGTAG
- a CDS encoding aspartate aminotransferase family protein — MTKEEIIRKHKQYLFPSITTYYSEPLVTDHASMQYLWDADGKKYLDFFGGIVTISVGHTNPRVTSKVKAQIDKLQHASTLFPNEAIVALAEKIAQITPGEISQSFFSNSGTEANETAVQIARMYTGNFEVVALRHGYSGRSQLAQSLTGHGTWRKSLPVSNPGIVHALNPYCYRCPFGMKPTECGIECAKDVEAVIQTATSGQIAAFIAEPIQGVGGFITPPKEYFKIVFNIVKQYGGLFISDEVQTGWGRTGKKWFGIEQWEVYPDIITSAKGLANGTPIGLTATRPEIAGSFKGLQISTFGGNPVTSVAAKATIDLIEEDRLMDNADVVGNYFRQGLQSLQDKHDLIGDVRGMGLMQALEFVKDRKTKEVAPQETTQFMEECRSRGLLVGKGGLYGNVIRMSPPLNIAKSDVDEAIRIMDEALSAVRQPAVAAAR; from the coding sequence ATGACTAAAGAAGAAATTATTCGCAAACATAAGCAGTACTTGTTTCCATCCATCACGACGTATTACTCCGAGCCCCTCGTCACCGATCACGCCAGCATGCAGTATCTCTGGGATGCCGATGGAAAAAAGTATCTCGACTTTTTCGGCGGGATCGTCACCATCTCGGTTGGTCACACCAATCCGCGCGTCACTTCGAAGGTGAAGGCTCAGATCGACAAGCTGCAGCATGCTTCGACTCTGTTTCCGAACGAAGCGATCGTGGCTCTGGCGGAGAAGATTGCTCAGATCACGCCTGGAGAAATTTCTCAGAGCTTCTTCTCAAACAGCGGCACTGAGGCGAATGAGACTGCTGTTCAGATCGCACGGATGTATACGGGAAACTTCGAGGTCGTCGCTCTGCGTCACGGCTACAGTGGACGCTCGCAGCTTGCGCAGTCGCTCACGGGTCACGGCACGTGGCGCAAGTCGCTGCCTGTTTCCAATCCCGGCATCGTTCATGCATTGAATCCCTATTGTTATCGGTGTCCCTTTGGCATGAAGCCAACGGAGTGCGGTATTGAATGCGCGAAGGACGTGGAAGCCGTGATCCAGACCGCTACTTCTGGCCAGATCGCCGCGTTTATCGCTGAGCCGATTCAGGGGGTAGGCGGCTTTATTACGCCGCCGAAGGAGTATTTCAAGATTGTCTTCAACATCGTCAAGCAGTACGGGGGCTTGTTCATCTCCGATGAGGTCCAGACGGGCTGGGGACGCACGGGTAAGAAATGGTTCGGCATCGAGCAGTGGGAGGTGTACCCCGACATCATTACGTCAGCAAAAGGTCTGGCCAACGGTACGCCGATAGGTCTTACTGCAACTCGACCCGAGATCGCGGGGAGCTTCAAGGGGCTGCAAATCTCAACCTTCGGCGGCAATCCTGTCACCAGCGTCGCCGCAAAGGCCACTATCGATCTCATCGAGGAAGATCGCCTCATGGATAATGCCGACGTCGTCGGCAACTACTTCCGCCAGGGACTCCAGAGCCTTCAGGACAAACACGATCTCATCGGCGATGTCCGCGGAATGGGACTGATGCAAGCGCTCGAATTCGTGAAGGACCGCAAAACTAAAGAAGTGGCTCCGCAGGAGACAACGCAGTTCATGGAAGAGTGTCGCAGTCGCGGCCTGCTTGTGGGTAAAGGTGGGCTGTACGGCAATGTCATTCGCATGTCACCGCCACTGAACATCGCCAAGAGCGACGTGGATGAGGCTATTCGGATCATGGACGAAGCCTTGAGCGCCGTTCGTCAGCCGGCGGTTGCGGCCGCGAGGTAA
- a CDS encoding nitrate reductase, with protein MSTLSREIKINTRIEESPLYNHDLAPVDAAHRTWGTYNYAALWVSMSVNILTYMLAASLIQGGMDWKQAVLTVFVGNTIVLAPMLLNSHPGAKYGIPFPVLARASFGLLGANVAAVLRALVACGWFGIQSWIGGEAINSLLATLWPSWANNPRGVAICFVIFWGINLIVVLKGIEYIRFLQGVSAPILLGVGLLLLGWAYKSAGGFGPMLSAPSKFQNTSDFLKFLVPALNGTVGFWSTVSLNIPDFTRFARDQRGQVIGQAIALPTTMTLYSFIGVAVTSATVVIYGSAIWDPVQLLSRFHSPIAVVISLLAILLATLNVNIGANVVSPANDFSNLWPKRISFKVGGMMTCFMGVAMMPWKLLANHRTFIFGWLGGYAAVLGPVAGIMICDYFVIRRRNLVVEDLYLRGSAYEYSSGFNWRAIAALVIGSGIALIGLVVPPVRFLYDYSWFVGFIIAFASYLFLMSRTHLATSTAPA; from the coding sequence ATGAGCACGCTCTCGCGCGAGATCAAAATCAATACCCGCATCGAAGAGAGTCCTCTTTACAACCACGATCTCGCGCCTGTCGACGCGGCACATCGGACATGGGGCACGTACAACTACGCGGCCCTCTGGGTCTCGATGTCCGTAAACATTCTGACTTACATGCTGGCTGCGAGCCTGATTCAGGGTGGAATGGACTGGAAACAGGCGGTCCTGACCGTATTTGTGGGCAACACCATCGTGCTGGCTCCCATGCTGCTCAATTCGCATCCAGGAGCGAAATACGGCATTCCCTTTCCGGTACTGGCCCGCGCGTCTTTTGGACTCCTGGGAGCGAATGTTGCGGCCGTGCTTCGCGCCTTGGTCGCTTGCGGATGGTTTGGCATTCAAAGCTGGATCGGCGGGGAAGCGATTAACAGTCTGCTGGCGACGCTTTGGCCGTCGTGGGCAAATAATCCTCGTGGCGTCGCGATCTGCTTCGTGATCTTCTGGGGCATCAACCTGATCGTCGTGCTGAAGGGAATTGAGTACATCCGGTTCCTACAGGGAGTGAGCGCGCCGATTCTGCTGGGCGTTGGATTGCTCCTGCTCGGGTGGGCTTACAAATCGGCAGGTGGATTCGGCCCGATGTTATCAGCGCCGTCGAAATTCCAAAACACGTCGGATTTCCTTAAGTTTCTGGTTCCCGCTTTAAACGGAACAGTAGGATTCTGGTCGACGGTCTCGCTTAATATCCCGGACTTCACGCGCTTTGCGCGTGACCAACGTGGACAGGTCATCGGTCAAGCGATAGCTCTTCCCACCACGATGACGTTGTATTCGTTCATTGGCGTGGCTGTGACTTCAGCCACAGTTGTGATTTATGGATCGGCGATTTGGGATCCAGTTCAGTTGCTGAGCCGCTTCCATTCTCCGATTGCAGTCGTGATCTCACTCCTGGCAATCCTGCTGGCGACATTAAACGTCAACATCGGTGCCAACGTTGTGTCGCCGGCAAACGATTTTTCTAATCTTTGGCCGAAGCGCATTTCATTCAAGGTTGGCGGCATGATGACCTGCTTCATGGGCGTCGCTATGATGCCCTGGAAGCTCCTCGCAAATCACCGCACGTTTATCTTTGGATGGCTCGGTGGATACGCTGCTGTGCTCGGTCCCGTTGCGGGAATCATGATCTGCGATTACTTCGTGATTCGACGAAGAAATCTGGTAGTCGAGGATCTGTATTTGCGCGGCTCAGCATACGAGTACTCCAGTGGATTCAATTGGCGAGCCATCGCGGCGCTGGTGATTGGGAGTGGTATTGCACTGATTGGTCTTGTCGTTCCGCCTGTGCGATTCCTGTACGACTACTCGTGGTTCGTGGGATTCATAATCGCGTTCGCCTCCTATCTGTTTCTGATGTCTCGGACCCATTTGGCAACAAGTACCGCACCGGCATAG
- a CDS encoding NAD-dependent dihydropyrimidine dehydrogenase subunit PreA, translating into MPDLSINFCGVHSPNPFWLASGPPTNSAYQVMKAFDTGWGGAVWKTIGEPIINTASRYGSIDYKHERMIGLNNIELISDRPIETNFREISEVKKRFPRNTVVASLMVESRRETWHDIMRRSQDSGADLVELNFGCPHGMSERGMGAAVGQVPEYTTMITTWVKEVATIPVIVKLTPNVTDVAHMAHAAKQGGADAVSLVNTFNSLVGVDLDSFAPRPNVGGYASHGGYCGPSVKPIALHMVSSVAKHPKVTIPISGIGGIASWQDAVEFILLGATSVQVCTAAMHYGFRIVEDMIDGLSQYLEDKGLDSVMDLVGKSVDRIRDWGDLDLNYKIVARINPKLCIGCNLCYIACEDGAHQCITAAERPKGDLRDGEIAKHVPRVLENECVGCNLCALVCPVPGCISMEQVGIGRPAMSWRQLQEARGRSPQSSMEDLLAKSTSAD; encoded by the coding sequence ATGCCTGATCTCAGCATCAACTTCTGTGGCGTACACTCGCCGAATCCTTTCTGGCTGGCTTCTGGCCCTCCGACCAACAGCGCCTATCAGGTGATGAAAGCCTTCGACACCGGTTGGGGAGGAGCCGTGTGGAAGACGATCGGCGAGCCCATCATTAACACAGCGTCCCGCTATGGGTCCATCGATTACAAGCACGAGCGCATGATCGGGCTCAACAACATCGAACTGATCAGCGATCGTCCAATTGAAACAAACTTTCGTGAAATCTCTGAAGTAAAAAAACGGTTCCCGAGGAATACGGTCGTAGCCTCTCTCATGGTCGAATCCAGACGCGAGACCTGGCATGACATCATGCGTCGCTCGCAGGATTCCGGCGCCGATTTGGTGGAACTCAATTTTGGATGCCCGCACGGAATGTCGGAACGGGGCATGGGTGCTGCCGTCGGACAAGTGCCTGAGTACACGACGATGATCACGACCTGGGTGAAGGAAGTCGCAACCATTCCCGTGATTGTGAAGCTCACACCCAATGTGACTGACGTGGCTCACATGGCCCATGCTGCAAAACAAGGCGGCGCCGATGCAGTCTCATTGGTCAACACCTTCAACAGCCTCGTGGGAGTCGACCTCGACAGCTTCGCTCCCCGGCCAAACGTCGGTGGCTATGCCAGCCATGGCGGCTATTGCGGACCCTCGGTCAAGCCCATCGCCCTGCACATGGTCTCTTCTGTCGCCAAACATCCCAAAGTAACAATTCCTATTTCAGGAATCGGTGGAATTGCCAGCTGGCAAGACGCCGTCGAATTCATATTGCTCGGAGCCACTTCAGTACAGGTCTGTACGGCTGCCATGCATTATGGCTTCCGCATCGTCGAAGACATGATAGACGGCCTCTCGCAGTATCTCGAAGACAAGGGCCTCGATTCTGTCATGGACCTGGTGGGCAAGTCAGTGGATCGCATTCGCGATTGGGGCGATCTCGATTTGAATTACAAGATCGTCGCCCGCATCAATCCCAAGCTGTGCATTGGCTGCAATCTTTGCTACATCGCGTGTGAGGACGGCGCACACCAGTGCATCACCGCCGCAGAACGCCCAAAAGGAGATTTGCGCGACGGAGAGATTGCAAAGCATGTGCCGCGAGTATTGGAAAACGAATGTGTGGGCTGCAATCTCTGCGCGCTTGTATGTCCTGTTCCCGGCTGTATCAGCATGGAGCAGGTAGGTATCGGCCGACCGGCGATGAGTTGGCGGCAATTGCAGGAAGCTCGCGGCCGAAGCCCTCAATCCAGTATGGAAGATTTGCTGGCCAAAAGCACATCCGCTGATTAG
- the hydA gene encoding dihydropyrimidinase, producing MAFDALIKNGTVVTATDTYTADVAIVDGKIHSVGVNLPQENAARVFNAAGKYVMPGGIDVHTHLDMPFGGTTSADDFETGTRAAAFGGTTTLIDFAIQYKGQTLRTAFDAWMQKAAPKAVADYAFHCIITDLPDARIDEISQLIGDGVTSFKLFMAYPGVFMLDDATIFRAMRAASKSGGMICMHAENGGAIDVIVKQALAEGKTAPKYHALTRPTTAEAEATARAIALAEMAGSPVYIVHLSCNDALEKVREARDRGLPVYAETCPQYLYLSLEEMDAPGFEGAKYVFTPPLREKWHQEKLWNGLKNDHLQVVSTDHCPFCFKEQKELGKDDFTKIPNGGPGIEHRLSLVYAGGVGKKRFSVNRFVELVSTTPAKIFGLYPRKGTIAVGSDGDLVIFNPNREHTISAKTHHMRVDYSMFEGIKVKGMPDVVMSRGRVLVENDKFLGKAGSGNFLKRATYVGL from the coding sequence ATGGCCTTTGATGCTCTTATCAAGAACGGAACTGTTGTTACCGCGACCGATACTTACACTGCCGACGTCGCAATCGTGGATGGAAAGATTCATTCCGTCGGCGTGAACTTGCCTCAGGAGAACGCCGCGCGCGTTTTCAATGCGGCGGGCAAATACGTGATGCCGGGTGGCATCGATGTTCACACCCACCTCGACATGCCTTTCGGCGGGACCACTAGCGCTGACGACTTCGAGACCGGCACGCGTGCCGCGGCCTTTGGTGGAACCACAACGCTCATCGACTTCGCGATCCAGTACAAAGGACAAACGCTTCGCACGGCGTTCGATGCGTGGATGCAGAAGGCCGCTCCCAAAGCAGTCGCCGACTACGCCTTCCACTGCATCATCACTGACCTGCCCGATGCGCGCATCGATGAGATCTCGCAACTCATTGGCGATGGCGTCACTAGTTTCAAACTCTTCATGGCGTATCCCGGTGTCTTCATGCTGGACGACGCCACTATCTTTCGAGCCATGCGAGCGGCTTCAAAAAGTGGTGGGATGATCTGTATGCACGCGGAGAACGGCGGCGCGATTGATGTGATCGTAAAGCAGGCGCTGGCTGAAGGGAAGACCGCGCCGAAATATCACGCGCTCACGCGCCCAACTACTGCCGAAGCCGAAGCTACAGCCCGCGCTATCGCGCTTGCGGAGATGGCCGGTTCTCCCGTATACATCGTTCACCTCAGTTGCAACGATGCGCTAGAAAAGGTCCGCGAAGCTCGCGATCGTGGATTGCCTGTCTACGCCGAGACCTGTCCGCAATATCTGTATCTCTCGCTGGAGGAGATGGACGCACCTGGCTTCGAAGGTGCCAAATATGTCTTCACTCCGCCGTTGCGTGAGAAGTGGCACCAGGAAAAGCTCTGGAACGGTTTAAAGAACGATCACCTGCAAGTTGTCTCCACAGATCACTGTCCGTTCTGTTTCAAAGAACAGAAAGAGCTCGGAAAAGATGACTTCACCAAGATTCCTAATGGCGGACCTGGCATTGAACATCGCCTGAGCCTCGTCTATGCCGGAGGAGTAGGAAAGAAACGCTTCAGCGTGAACCGCTTCGTCGAACTTGTTTCAACTACCCCGGCGAAGATATTCGGACTCTATCCGCGCAAAGGAACGATCGCTGTGGGCAGCGACGGCGACCTTGTGATCTTTAATCCAAATCGCGAACATACGATCAGCGCCAAAACTCACCACATGCGAGTGGATTACTCAATGTTCGAAGGCATCAAAGTGAAGGGAATGCCCGACGTAGTGATGTCCCGCGGACGTGTGCTCGTAGAGAACGACAAATTCCTGGGCAAAGCTGGAAGCGGGAATTTCCTGAAGCGCGCGACATACGTGGGCCTCTGA
- the mmsA gene encoding methylmalonate-semialdehyde dehydrogenase (CoA acylating) encodes MSTSAIATQLKPCPIYIDGRPQISRGEVLIQHNPATGEPVAEIPICTHEEVSAAIASAQAAFPAWSATPVMNRCRVLFHFHQLMEKHADELIALVTEENGKVREEARGSFQRGLECVEFACGVSSMMMGETVEHVGADVNGWSTRHPLGVCVGITPFNFPLMVPLWMFPVAIACGNTFVLKPSERVPRASVRLLQLLYEAGLPAGVLNLVHGTKPVVDQLLTDPRVKAVSFVGSSSVAKYVYATACANGKRAQALGGAKNHSVVMPDADMKHSASTIMSSSFGCAGERCVATSVVVAVGEAADPLLAALKKAADEMKVGDGMDRSSVMGPIINSEAKRRILNYIDIGEQEGAKLARDGRKDSCCDNDGYFVGPTIFDNVKPSMRIAREEIFGPLLSVVRAKNLEEAIEVVNSSEYGNASSIFTKSGQTAREFSAKVQTGMVGINVGVPAPVAIFPFTGWKGSFFGDLHALGKDGVKFYTETRVVTCRW; translated from the coding sequence ATGTCCACCAGCGCTATTGCCACGCAGCTTAAGCCTTGTCCGATCTACATAGATGGACGTCCGCAGATTTCGCGCGGCGAGGTTTTGATTCAGCACAATCCGGCAACGGGGGAGCCCGTGGCTGAGATCCCGATTTGCACACATGAGGAAGTTTCTGCGGCTATCGCTTCGGCGCAGGCTGCGTTCCCGGCATGGAGCGCTACGCCGGTGATGAACCGGTGCCGCGTACTCTTTCACTTCCATCAACTCATGGAGAAACATGCCGACGAGCTGATAGCGCTGGTAACGGAAGAAAATGGCAAAGTTCGCGAGGAGGCCCGCGGATCATTCCAGCGTGGGTTGGAGTGCGTGGAATTTGCTTGCGGCGTCTCCAGCATGATGATGGGCGAGACCGTGGAGCATGTCGGGGCGGACGTGAATGGTTGGTCGACGCGGCATCCATTGGGCGTCTGCGTGGGAATCACTCCCTTTAATTTTCCCTTGATGGTACCGCTCTGGATGTTTCCCGTAGCCATCGCTTGTGGAAATACATTTGTGCTGAAGCCCTCAGAGCGCGTACCCCGAGCGTCGGTGCGCCTGCTGCAGCTGTTGTATGAGGCTGGACTTCCAGCTGGCGTATTGAACCTTGTGCATGGAACCAAGCCGGTGGTTGATCAGCTGCTTACCGATCCGCGGGTGAAGGCAGTGTCCTTTGTTGGATCGAGTAGCGTGGCGAAGTACGTCTATGCAACCGCATGCGCGAATGGCAAGCGCGCGCAGGCGCTCGGCGGCGCGAAAAATCATTCAGTCGTGATGCCGGATGCGGACATGAAGCACTCGGCGAGCACAATCATGTCATCCTCATTCGGATGCGCAGGCGAGCGTTGCGTGGCTACTAGCGTGGTCGTCGCCGTGGGCGAGGCGGCCGATCCGCTGCTGGCTGCGTTGAAGAAGGCTGCGGATGAGATGAAGGTAGGCGATGGCATGGATCGTAGCTCTGTGATGGGTCCAATCATCAATAGCGAAGCCAAGCGGCGCATTCTGAACTATATCGATATCGGTGAGCAGGAAGGCGCTAAGCTGGCGCGCGATGGACGCAAGGATTCTTGCTGTGACAATGACGGATATTTCGTTGGTCCGACGATCTTCGACAACGTGAAGCCCTCGATGCGGATCGCGCGCGAGGAGATCTTTGGTCCATTGCTGTCCGTGGTTCGCGCTAAGAATCTCGAAGAGGCGATCGAGGTGGTCAACTCCTCGGAGTATGGGAACGCCTCGTCGATCTTTACCAAATCGGGGCAGACTGCACGCGAGTTCAGCGCCAAGGTGCAGACAGGGATGGTCGGAATCAACGTCGGCGTGCCTGCTCCAGTAGCGATCTTTCCATTTACCGGCTGGAAAGGCTCGTTCTTCGGCGATCTGCATGCGCTAGGGAAAGATGGCGTAAAGTTCTATACCGAAACGCGGGTGGTGACGTGCAGGTGGTAG